Proteins encoded in a region of the Oscillospiraceae bacterium MB24-C1 genome:
- a CDS encoding S8 family peptidase, which produces MDKDTLYAPDIVDFIIRKDAYYDQMILNHPGLIASYTVKGTYIICFARIKDYNEMTSYMGTDYINSIPTVLGLTIRPSLESSGIIQVQQQPYLNLDGTGVIIGFVDTGIDYTQSVFKHKDGSSKIRYIYDQTIPGTPPNGFPLGTEYSNEQINAALASDNPYEIVPHRDEVGHGTFLASVAAASPSEDVIGAAPNAEIIMVKLKKAYPFYLDRFMVPKEQENAFEASFLMLGVDYIAKKAIEMNRPAIICIGLGSDYDSHDGYSACEEYLYTIGSIPGICICTSAGNESQSKRHFYKRFSPDKGPVDIDVRAGEDAGDIFIVVSNKISDRTSVSLRSPTGELIERVPAKAAYSLTTRLVLERSEVNISYHFPIEGSGDQVTIVKIHDATPGIWTITVYGDIILDGTIQAWLPLMGFVSPSVEFLTSDPYYTITYPATGLGTIRCGATDSDSNILYPQSSWGPTRIDPIAPDLVAPGYQIGDIYPTGYGFMSGTSIATAITSGACALMMQWAIVNGHDLGFSTSSIKAYLIRGCNRSNEMNYPNSQWGFGSLNLLQSFYYMREISAR; this is translated from the coding sequence TTGGATAAAGACACACTGTACGCACCGGATATCGTTGATTTTATAATAAGAAAAGATGCTTATTATGACCAGATGATTTTAAATCATCCCGGTCTTATTGCAAGCTATACCGTTAAAGGCACCTATATCATCTGTTTTGCCAGAATTAAAGATTATAATGAAATGACGTCATATATGGGTACAGATTATATAAATAGCATCCCAACGGTTTTGGGGCTCACCATTCGGCCCAGTCTGGAATCATCCGGTATTATTCAGGTGCAGCAGCAGCCCTATCTTAATCTAGACGGCACAGGGGTAATCATCGGGTTTGTAGATACTGGAATTGATTATACCCAATCGGTTTTTAAGCACAAGGATGGCTCCAGTAAGATCAGATATATCTACGACCAAACAATTCCCGGCACACCGCCAAACGGCTTCCCGCTGGGAACGGAGTATAGCAACGAACAAATAAACGCCGCACTGGCTTCAGATAATCCTTATGAAATTGTTCCACACCGAGACGAGGTGGGGCATGGCACTTTTCTTGCTTCGGTTGCGGCCGCCAGTCCCTCGGAAGATGTCATCGGCGCAGCACCCAATGCTGAAATTATTATGGTGAAGTTAAAAAAAGCTTACCCTTTTTATCTCGATCGATTTATGGTACCTAAAGAACAAGAAAATGCCTTTGAGGCTTCTTTTCTCATGCTAGGCGTTGATTATATTGCCAAAAAAGCAATCGAGATGAATCGTCCGGCCATCATATGCATTGGTCTAGGTTCAGATTATGACAGTCATGACGGCTATAGTGCCTGTGAGGAGTATTTGTATACAATTGGTAGCATTCCCGGTATATGCATATGCACCTCAGCTGGAAATGAAAGTCAAAGCAAGCGCCATTTTTATAAACGTTTCTCGCCGGATAAAGGGCCGGTGGACATTGATGTTCGAGCGGGTGAAGACGCCGGGGATATTTTTATAGTAGTTTCAAATAAAATTAGTGACAGAACCTCTGTGTCGCTGCGCTCCCCTACCGGCGAACTGATTGAACGAGTACCCGCCAAGGCTGCCTACTCGTTAACCACTCGCCTTGTGCTAGAACGCTCAGAGGTTAACATCTCCTATCACTTTCCAATTGAGGGCAGTGGCGATCAGGTTACAATCGTTAAAATACATGATGCCACCCCCGGCATATGGACCATCACTGTATATGGGGATATTATTCTCGACGGAACGATACAGGCCTGGCTACCGTTAATGGGGTTTGTTTCACCCAGCGTAGAATTTCTCACCTCGGACCCTTACTACACCATCACCTATCCCGCAACCGGACTAGGGACAATACGCTGCGGCGCCACCGACTCTGACAGCAATATTCTATATCCCCAGTCCTCATGGGGGCCCACAAGAATCGACCCCATTGCGCCAGATCTTGTGGCGCCAGGTTATCAGATTGGCGATATCTACCCTACGGGATACGGTTTTATGAGCGGCACCAGTATTGCCACCGCCATCACTTCTGGCGCGTGCGCGCTGATGATGCAGTGGGCCATCGTCAACGGACACGATCTTGGATTTAGCACTTCCTCCATCAAAGCCTACTTAATACGTGGATGTAACCGTAGCAATGAAATGAACTACCCCAACTCTCAGTGGGGTTTTGGTTCTTTAAACCTGCTGCAATCCTTCTATTATATGCGTGAAATATCTGCCAGATAA
- the aroE gene encoding shikimate dehydrogenase: MITVDTKLIALMGNPLRQSFAPRMQNEAYRALGLEFLYFPLEVENEHLKDMVQAFRNLNSPGFAVTKPNKIKVIEYLDSLDEFAEKMGAVNTVVKRDGKLIGYNTDGPGFIRSLTLETGCDITSSTFFAFGAGGAGRAICCALAFHGAKEIVIVDRFDAAAKSLAEDINKSFAPVARWISFEEKSEYEKVIGECNVVMNCSGVGMYPHTDETPIDAALLHAGQIAFDATYNPLKTRFLQEAEKVGCRILNGLGMSIHQGAIQVNLWSGLPEPVEVMTESINKIVAEIQADQK, from the coding sequence ATGATTACTGTAGATACCAAGTTGATTGCCCTTATGGGAAATCCTTTACGCCAATCCTTTGCACCCAGAATGCAAAATGAGGCTTATCGCGCACTTGGGTTGGAGTTTTTATACTTCCCGCTGGAGGTAGAAAATGAGCACCTCAAAGATATGGTTCAGGCATTTCGTAACCTGAACAGCCCCGGATTTGCTGTGACCAAGCCCAATAAGATTAAGGTCATTGAATACCTCGACAGCCTCGATGAGTTTGCTGAAAAAATGGGGGCAGTTAATACCGTGGTTAAGCGGGACGGCAAGCTGATCGGTTACAATACTGACGGACCTGGATTTATCCGTTCTCTGACGCTTGAAACCGGCTGCGATATAACATCCAGCACCTTTTTCGCCTTTGGCGCCGGTGGAGCCGGCCGTGCAATCTGCTGTGCTCTGGCTTTTCACGGCGCAAAAGAAATTGTAATCGTCGACCGTTTTGACGCGGCCGCCAAAAGCCTGGCGGAAGACATTAATAAGAGCTTTGCGCCTGTCGCCAGATGGATTTCTTTTGAAGAGAAATCGGAATACGAAAAAGTCATAGGCGAATGTAATGTCGTTATGAACTGTTCTGGCGTCGGTATGTATCCGCACACTGACGAAACACCGATAGACGCAGCACTGCTTCACGCAGGGCAGATTGCTTTTGACGCAACCTATAATCCGCTTAAAACGCGCTTCCTGCAAGAGGCAGAGAAGGTCGGCTGTCGCATTCTCAACGGCCTTGGCATGAGCATCCATCAGGGCGCCATTCAGGTGAATCTCTGGTCGGGGTTGCCTGAGCCGGTTGAGGTTATGACAGAATCAATCAACAAGATTGTTGCTGAAATTCAGGCCGACCAAAAGTAA
- a CDS encoding S8 family peptidase, translated as MDNSDLYSEDIVDFFIRKGAYFERFIFEHPGFITSHTINDTYTICYATRDGYEEMARFMGSEPGLPNVLGLLGRSELEASGITQIQQQPYLDLKGQGVLIGFLDTGIDYTKDVFKKSDGTSKIEFIYDQSIPGTPPDGFPIGAEFTKEQINAALASESPQSVLPHIDDAGHGTFLASVAAGSAHGDFIGAAPEAGIIMVKLKKAYPFMREQLLIPEEQQNAFESTSVILGVEYIIKKARQLDCPVVICIGLGSNYDNHDGSSPLEDYLFDVSNIPGVCVCVAAGNESQAKHHYYNRFTRDKAPMNIDIQVGQNAGNILITITNRLSDIISVSVRSPTGELVKRVPAKPLLTQVTKLVLEKSEVSISYSFPVSSSGDQVTVVRIHNATPGLWTITAYGDFIIDGSIFAWLPMTGFISPNVEFLSSIPYNTITFPATGLGPICCGAYNSVRNILYPLSSWGPTRMQNDVPDLLAPGYQIGGIYPTGFGYMSGTSCSAAITAGASALLMQWGIVKGHDFGFCTPVIRAYLIRGCNRNELIVYPNNQWGFGMLNLTRTFYYMREL; from the coding sequence TTGGATAACAGCGATTTATATTCTGAAGATATTGTAGACTTTTTCATTAGAAAAGGGGCCTATTTTGAGCGCTTTATATTCGAACATCCGGGTTTCATCACCAGCCACACAATTAACGACACCTATACCATCTGTTACGCTACCCGCGACGGATATGAAGAAATGGCCCGCTTCATGGGGTCTGAACCCGGTTTGCCGAATGTTCTGGGTCTTCTGGGCCGCTCGGAGTTAGAGGCATCTGGCATTACCCAGATTCAACAGCAGCCCTATCTCGACCTAAAAGGTCAAGGAGTACTGATTGGTTTTTTGGACACAGGCATCGATTATACAAAAGACGTCTTTAAAAAGAGCGATGGCACCAGTAAAATAGAGTTTATATATGACCAGTCTATCCCGGGAACACCGCCGGATGGCTTTCCGATAGGAGCCGAATTCACCAAAGAGCAAATTAACGCTGCGCTGGCCTCAGAGTCTCCCCAAAGCGTTCTACCACATATCGACGATGCTGGGCACGGAACTTTTTTGGCATCAGTAGCAGCCGGCTCTGCCCATGGCGATTTTATTGGCGCTGCACCGGAAGCAGGCATTATCATGGTCAAACTCAAAAAAGCTTACCCGTTCATGCGTGAACAGCTATTAATACCAGAAGAACAGCAAAACGCTTTCGAATCCACATCGGTGATTCTAGGTGTGGAGTACATTATAAAAAAGGCAAGGCAACTTGATTGCCCGGTTGTCATATGCATCGGGCTTGGCTCCAATTATGATAATCATGACGGCAGCAGCCCGCTAGAAGATTATCTGTTCGATGTTTCAAACATTCCGGGGGTATGTGTCTGCGTAGCTGCCGGCAACGAGAGTCAGGCGAAGCATCACTATTACAATCGTTTTACGCGCGATAAAGCGCCCATGAACATTGATATTCAGGTGGGTCAAAACGCCGGAAATATTTTGATCACCATTACAAACCGCCTTTCTGACATCATATCAGTATCGGTACGTTCCCCCACCGGCGAGCTGGTAAAACGAGTGCCGGCCAAGCCACTGCTCACACAAGTTACAAAACTTGTGCTGGAGAAGTCGGAGGTTAGCATCTCCTATTCCTTTCCGGTAAGCAGCAGTGGTGACCAGGTGACCGTGGTCAGAATACACAATGCCACACCCGGCCTATGGACCATCACCGCCTATGGGGATTTTATCATAGATGGTTCTATTTTTGCTTGGCTTCCGATGACCGGTTTTATTTCGCCTAATGTTGAATTTTTATCATCCATCCCTTATAACACCATCACCTTTCCAGCCACCGGACTGGGTCCTATATGCTGCGGCGCCTATAACAGTGTGCGCAACATTCTATATCCCCTATCCTCTTGGGGCCCGACGAGAATGCAAAACGACGTACCCGACCTACTGGCACCCGGTTATCAAATTGGCGGTATATATCCTACGGGATTCGGCTATATGAGCGGCACAAGTTGTTCCGCTGCCATCACCGCGGGCGCGAGTGCGCTGCTGATGCAATGGGGCATTGTAAAAGGCCACGATTTTGGTTTTTGTACGCCTGTAATAAGAGCTTATCTTATCCGTGGCTGCAACCGAAATGAATTGATTGTTTACCCCAATAATCAGTGGGGTTTCGGCATGCTAAACCTGACGCGAACTTTCTATTATATGCGCGAGCTATAA
- the nifU gene encoding Fe-S cluster assembly scaffold protein NifU yields MMYSEKVLDHFSNPRNVGELPDANGVGEVGNAVCGDIMKMYLKIDEGVIKDVKFKTFGCGAAIATSSMATELIKGKTLDEALQLSNKAVISALDGLPPVKVHCSVLAEQAVRAALSDYYRRQGVDPEPIVGKIVDDPHHCDNCATCENN; encoded by the coding sequence ATGATGTATTCTGAAAAGGTTTTAGACCATTTTTCCAATCCGCGCAATGTAGGTGAGCTGCCCGATGCCAACGGCGTCGGCGAGGTAGGCAACGCCGTGTGCGGCGATATTATGAAAATGTATTTAAAGATTGACGAGGGCGTCATTAAGGACGTCAAGTTTAAGACCTTCGGTTGCGGTGCCGCCATTGCAACCAGTTCGATGGCTACCGAGCTTATCAAGGGCAAAACACTTGACGAGGCCCTTCAACTCTCGAACAAAGCGGTCATCTCCGCCCTTGATGGGCTGCCCCCTGTCAAGGTACATTGCTCGGTACTGGCCGAGCAGGCGGTTCGTGCCGCACTTTCGGATTATTATCGCAGGCAGGGTGTAGACCCTGAGCCGATTGTTGGCAAGATTGTGGATGATCCGCACCACTGCGATAACTGCGCAACCTGCGAAAACAACTAA
- a CDS encoding thiamine pyrophosphate-binding protein — MKKLLSYQIVDYLERRGVEHVFGLCGHTVIAMLDALEKSKKIKYISNRHEQIASTAADGYARVTHKASVVMCHIGPGMTNALTGVANAAFDSIPMVVIAGDAPSYYYGRHPHQEVNLHCDGSQYDIYKPIVKRAWRIDDPEAMPAILDKAFRLAESGRPGPVLISVPMDMFSREIDTDLFERTYLDSDLTIRPALAPDAAKAIAKRLVEAKNPVMHAGGGILLAQASEDLAALAEFLDIPVSRTLMGQGCISDKHPLMIGQTGFWGMAFTHELTANADVILGLGTRFAEADSSSWYPGVTFDMAKTKFLQIDIDPTEIGRNYPVEIGAVADLKYALQQILEEAKKLCPNGIERPELRAEIAAEKAAFKASNVEISNDSRFPMTPQRILKDVKEQLPVDSLIFTDVGWNKNGVAQQFDVEIPGSIHHPSGLATMGFGSAAILGAKLAAPEKAVITLIGDGGFGTNPSVIATAVEQNIPVVWVVMNNSAFGTIAGLEYGNYGTKFGTMFATPDGESYTPNWAEIAKGYGIEAVKIESADEFAPALKKAIEANRPYLLDVPMQNIPVPTPGCWNINDIYSPDGRVVNGKVIRNAEGVYEPPKHSASHKT; from the coding sequence ATGAAGAAATTACTTTCTTACCAAATAGTTGATTATTTGGAGCGTCGTGGCGTTGAGCATGTTTTTGGGCTTTGTGGTCATACCGTTATTGCCATGCTGGACGCGCTTGAGAAGAGCAAGAAAATTAAGTATATTTCCAATCGTCACGAGCAGATCGCATCCACTGCGGCCGACGGCTATGCGCGTGTCACTCATAAGGCGAGCGTGGTTATGTGCCACATCGGCCCCGGCATGACCAATGCCCTGACCGGCGTTGCGAATGCGGCATTTGATTCTATTCCTATGGTTGTGATTGCAGGCGATGCGCCCAGCTATTATTACGGCCGTCACCCGCATCAAGAGGTTAACCTACACTGCGACGGCTCACAGTACGATATTTACAAGCCCATCGTCAAGCGCGCATGGCGCATAGACGACCCCGAGGCGATGCCCGCAATTCTTGATAAGGCGTTTCGCCTTGCCGAAAGCGGCAGACCCGGCCCGGTGCTTATCTCGGTTCCGATGGATATGTTCTCTCGCGAGATTGATACAGATCTCTTTGAACGCACTTATCTCGATAGCGATCTCACGATTCGTCCCGCACTTGCTCCTGACGCTGCCAAGGCAATTGCCAAGCGTTTGGTTGAAGCCAAAAATCCTGTGATGCACGCAGGCGGCGGCATTTTGCTGGCGCAGGCTTCTGAAGATCTAGCGGCGCTGGCCGAGTTCCTTGACATACCCGTTTCGCGCACCCTGATGGGTCAGGGCTGCATCTCGGATAAACACCCGTTGATGATTGGCCAGACCGGCTTCTGGGGTATGGCGTTCACCCATGAGCTGACCGCCAATGCCGACGTAATCCTCGGTCTTGGAACCCGCTTTGCCGAGGCTGATAGTTCCAGCTGGTACCCGGGCGTGACCTTCGATATGGCAAAGACCAAGTTTTTGCAGATCGACATCGACCCCACCGAAATTGGTCGAAACTATCCTGTTGAAATCGGTGCGGTAGCAGACCTTAAATATGCGTTGCAGCAGATTCTTGAAGAAGCCAAAAAGCTTTGCCCCAACGGCATTGAGCGCCCTGAACTGCGCGCGGAAATTGCCGCAGAGAAGGCTGCATTCAAGGCTTCCAACGTCGAAATCAGCAACGATAGCCGCTTCCCGATGACACCTCAGCGCATCCTCAAGGACGTTAAAGAGCAGCTTCCTGTCGATTCGCTCATTTTCACCGACGTGGGCTGGAACAAGAATGGTGTCGCACAGCAGTTCGACGTTGAAATTCCCGGCAGCATCCACCATCCGTCCGGTCTTGCAACCATGGGCTTCGGCTCGGCAGCCATCTTAGGCGCTAAGCTGGCTGCCCCTGAAAAGGCAGTGATCACGCTCATCGGTGACGGCGGTTTTGGCACTAATCCCTCGGTTATTGCCACTGCGGTCGAGCAGAACATCCCCGTTGTATGGGTTGTTATGAATAACTCCGCGTTTGGTACCATCGCCGGCCTTGAGTACGGTAACTACGGCACCAAATTTGGTACGATGTTTGCAACTCCTGATGGCGAGAGCTATACCCCCAACTGGGCGGAGATCGCCAAGGGCTACGGCATCGAAGCAGTGAAGATCGAATCTGCTGATGAGTTTGCTCCCGCCTTGAAAAAAGCGATTGAAGCTAATAGACCCTATCTACTTGATGTACCTATGCAGAACATTCCGGTACCCACCCCGGGTTGCTGGAACATTAACGATATCTATTCTCCTGATGGCCGTGTTGTCAACGGCAAGGTCATCCGCAACGCTGAAGGCGTTTACGAGCCGCCGAAGCATTCTGCTTCGCATAAAACCTAA
- a CDS encoding TRAP transporter substrate-binding protein, giving the protein MKKYSKLLALALSIATAFSLTACGSKPAASSAAPASSADPAASASTPAQAGGNIGEHSWTLGMDSPKDTVTYFYGEKLSEEIAALSGGKMAIDVYTDGTLGGDVALLESCKDGSVTFVVQTTAPQVNFIPELAVFDMPAVYPTIQEFRAIFDNADFMGKVAGFYDAAGYKLLGYADQTFRVMSSNKKIEKFDDFSGVKIRTMENANHMAFWKALGAAPTPMAFGELYTGLQQGTVVAQENPYAVIAANKLYEVQDYIIQTNHLPHILALIMNPAEYNALNDEEKALLDQAVTTATAYAREQADKLEADKTKVIAESGTEVVPVSAELYAEIKAAAQPVYDSVAEKVGQDLVDAYLGK; this is encoded by the coding sequence ATGAAAAAGTACTCGAAACTGTTAGCACTTGCTCTTTCTATTGCCACTGCGTTTTCTCTTACCGCTTGTGGCTCTAAGCCTGCAGCCTCCAGCGCTGCGCCTGCCTCCTCGGCAGATCCGGCTGCCTCTGCCAGCACACCTGCTCAAGCAGGCGGCAACATTGGTGAGCATTCTTGGACGCTTGGTATGGATAGCCCCAAGGACACGGTCACCTATTTCTACGGCGAGAAGCTTTCTGAAGAGATTGCAGCCCTTTCCGGCGGTAAGATGGCCATCGATGTTTACACCGACGGCACCCTCGGCGGCGACGTTGCGCTTCTTGAGAGCTGCAAGGACGGCAGTGTGACCTTTGTTGTTCAGACCACTGCACCGCAGGTAAACTTTATCCCTGAGCTGGCTGTATTCGACATGCCCGCTGTGTATCCCACCATTCAGGAATTTCGCGCAATTTTCGATAATGCAGACTTCATGGGTAAGGTTGCAGGCTTCTATGATGCGGCCGGCTACAAGTTGCTGGGATATGCGGATCAGACCTTCCGCGTTATGTCCTCCAACAAGAAGATTGAAAAGTTTGACGATTTCTCCGGCGTAAAGATCCGTACCATGGAAAATGCTAACCACATGGCGTTCTGGAAGGCACTTGGCGCTGCACCCACTCCTATGGCTTTCGGCGAGCTGTACACCGGCTTGCAGCAGGGTACCGTTGTCGCACAGGAGAATCCCTATGCGGTTATCGCGGCCAACAAGCTGTATGAGGTTCAGGATTACATCATCCAGACCAACCATCTGCCCCACATTCTTGCGCTGATCATGAACCCTGCCGAATACAATGCGCTCAACGACGAGGAGAAGGCACTTCTTGATCAGGCTGTTACCACTGCTACTGCTTATGCACGCGAGCAGGCTGACAAGCTTGAAGCTGACAAGACCAAGGTTATTGCCGAATCTGGCACCGAGGTTGTTCCGGTTTCCGCAGAGCTCTATGCTGAGATTAAAGCTGCTGCGCAGCCCGTGTACGATTCCGTCGCTGAAAAGGTCGGACAGGATCTCGTCGACGCCTATCTCGGTAAGTAA
- a CDS encoding TRAP transporter small permease — MKVLKWLDESLEETILVVLLLIMSLAMGAQIIARYIFNSPLSWSEELSRFLFVWSGFLSISYCFKKQISIKIEQLVSLLPQKVATVFKIIEKTTMLLFYIYMVPFAWTYFNNAITSGQLSPAMQIPMSFIYIAPLIGFILSIIRLTQGVVEKSLVFVRGAKAGPGQVGGGQ; from the coding sequence ATGAAGGTTCTCAAATGGTTGGATGAAAGCCTGGAAGAAACTATTCTGGTTGTACTTTTGCTGATTATGTCGCTGGCTATGGGCGCACAGATCATAGCAAGATATATTTTTAATAGTCCACTCTCCTGGTCTGAGGAACTTTCCCGTTTTCTATTTGTATGGTCGGGTTTCCTTAGCATCAGCTACTGCTTTAAAAAACAAATATCCATTAAAATAGAGCAACTTGTCTCTCTGCTTCCGCAGAAAGTTGCAACGGTTTTCAAAATTATTGAAAAAACAACCATGTTGTTATTCTATATTTATATGGTTCCTTTTGCTTGGACCTATTTCAACAACGCTATAACGAGCGGCCAGCTTAGTCCGGCGATGCAGATACCTATGTCTTTTATTTACATTGCCCCGCTAATAGGTTTCATTTTAAGCATTATCCGTCTGACGCAAGGCGTTGTAGAAAAGTCTTTGGTCTTTGTGCGTGGTGCTAAGGCTGGGCCTGGTCAGGTGGGAGGAGGACAATAA
- a CDS encoding TIM barrel protein — MKREYSLAHLTALRCPPPELVYTAKLAGYDYVSPRIVNLGVKGESNYDLASQPEMLRDTMNAMEDTGIRVHDIELLRILEDTDVKRYTAAVEVGARLGARHVLSSIWTSNKELYIEKFAQLCDLAKSYGMGVQLEFVTWADVANLTQVKEVLTAINRDNAGIMLDTLHAHRSRVAPEELDDCPKSWFKFCHICDGPADIPTSKEELLVVGRDGRYYVGEGVIDIAAYVSRMPNDVVCSIELPHLKRIGVYGAVEHARRCLESAKTYFAAHNM, encoded by the coding sequence TTGAAACGAGAATATTCGCTGGCGCACTTGACCGCGCTACGCTGCCCGCCCCCTGAACTAGTCTACACCGCCAAGCTGGCCGGTTATGATTATGTCAGTCCCCGCATTGTCAACCTTGGCGTTAAGGGTGAATCTAATTATGATCTCGCGTCGCAGCCCGAAATGCTTCGAGATACTATGAATGCCATGGAAGATACCGGCATTCGCGTACACGATATCGAGCTATTGCGAATTTTAGAGGATACCGATGTCAAAAGGTATACAGCAGCGGTAGAAGTAGGCGCCCGCCTTGGCGCGCGTCATGTGCTCAGTAGCATATGGACGTCGAATAAGGAACTTTACATCGAAAAGTTTGCACAGCTTTGCGATCTAGCCAAGTCCTATGGTATGGGCGTGCAGCTTGAGTTTGTCACATGGGCCGATGTTGCGAACCTTACGCAGGTAAAAGAAGTATTGACAGCCATCAACCGGGATAACGCGGGTATCATGTTAGATACGCTACATGCACACCGTTCTCGTGTTGCACCTGAGGAGCTGGATGATTGTCCGAAAAGCTGGTTTAAGTTCTGCCATATTTGTGACGGCCCGGCTGATATTCCGACCAGCAAGGAAGAACTGCTTGTTGTCGGACGCGATGGGCGCTATTATGTCGGCGAAGGTGTTATTGATATTGCCGCCTATGTCAGCCGTATGCCGAATGATGTTGTTTGCAGCATAGAGCTGCCACATTTAAAGCGGATTGGTGTTTATGGTGCCGTCGAACATGCGCGCCGCTGCCTTGAATCGGCCAAAACCTACTTTGCTGCGCACAACATGTAA
- a CDS encoding TRAP transporter large permease translates to MTAVIVFITFFVLLIISIPISSSIAITSIVPSLILPKFPANGTYLIREMIGGINSFPLLAIPMFIFSGIIMARGGVSKKLFNFFTYFLGRIPAGVPCAVIITCLFYGAISGSAPATVAAVGSMTVPVLVSLGYDKKFSTAVVAVSGSLGVIIPPSIPFVLYCMASGASVGQLFIAGVVPGFLIAFCLMGYALFYCLRNGEDKAKINEVVGDLHKQGFVKVFFDSFWALMTPVIILGSIYTGVASPTEAAVLSVFYALFISLFVYKTLKLNELYKIFVESVRTYAPLLFLLAAATAFARVLTFLKVPQLVSTAISDTFGGNKFLILLVVNLFLLMVGMVMDGGPAILILTPILLPIMQTVGVHPLHFGVFLVTNLAIGFVTPPIGINLFVASSITDVPVMDVAKHAIPFILLFLLALVLIVAFPAISLALVGI, encoded by the coding sequence ATGACTGCTGTAATTGTATTTATAACATTTTTTGTATTACTGATTATCTCTATCCCCATTTCATCCAGTATTGCGATTACTTCAATCGTGCCTTCGCTGATACTCCCTAAATTTCCGGCTAACGGAACCTATTTGATCCGTGAGATGATCGGTGGCATCAACAGCTTCCCGCTGCTTGCTATCCCGATGTTCATTTTCTCTGGCATTATCATGGCCCGTGGTGGTGTTTCAAAGAAGCTTTTTAACTTTTTCACTTACTTTCTGGGCAGAATTCCCGCTGGCGTACCCTGTGCGGTTATCATCACCTGCCTGTTCTACGGCGCTATTTCCGGCTCTGCACCGGCTACTGTTGCCGCTGTTGGCAGCATGACCGTGCCAGTGTTAGTCAGCCTTGGTTATGATAAGAAGTTTTCAACCGCTGTTGTCGCTGTTTCAGGCAGCCTGGGTGTTATCATTCCACCGTCTATTCCATTTGTGCTTTACTGCATGGCTTCCGGCGCTTCGGTAGGCCAGCTGTTTATCGCAGGCGTTGTCCCTGGCTTTTTGATCGCATTTTGCCTGATGGGCTATGCTCTCTTTTATTGCTTGCGCAATGGCGAGGACAAAGCGAAGATTAATGAGGTTGTTGGTGACCTGCACAAGCAGGGTTTTGTCAAGGTGTTCTTTGACAGCTTCTGGGCACTGATGACACCGGTTATTATCTTGGGCAGTATCTATACCGGCGTGGCTTCTCCGACCGAAGCTGCGGTTCTGTCGGTGTTCTATGCCCTGTTTATCAGCTTATTCGTCTATAAAACGCTAAAGCTTAACGAGCTGTACAAAATATTTGTAGAAAGTGTTCGCACATATGCACCGCTTTTATTCCTGCTTGCCGCAGCGACTGCATTTGCACGTGTGCTGACCTTCCTCAAGGTTCCACAGCTTGTCAGCACCGCGATTAGTGATACCTTTGGTGGCAACAAGTTCCTCATTTTACTGGTTGTCAACCTGTTCTTGCTGATGGTGGGCATGGTCATGGACGGCGGTCCCGCTATTCTTATTCTGACGCCTATCCTTCTGCCGATTATGCAGACTGTTGGTGTACACCCACTACACTTTGGTGTTTTCTTGGTAACTAACCTTGCTATCGGCTTTGTAACCCCGCCCATCGGCATCAACCTGTTTGTTGCCAGCTCGATTACCGACGTCCCTGTTATGGATGTGGCAAAACATGCCATCCCCTTTATTTTGCTGTTCCTGTTGGCGTTGGTGCTTATTGTTGCTTTCCCAGCAATCAGCCTTGCGTTGGTCGGCATCTAA